The sequence TGGAAAAAGACATAGATCAAACATCAATATGTCTAAATGGCGGAGGGGGTGGGATTCGAACCCACGGTACAGTCTCCTGCACGCCGGTTTTCAAGACCGGTGCCTTAAACCGCTCGGCCACCCCTCCTTGTTAGGTGAACACCTCTTTATAGAAGTATTCTGAAACGTCAACATTAAAATGCATTTTTTTTAAAAAAAAGACATAGATAAAAAAGAAATATTGTTTAACCTTTCAATAAAATTAATGATATCAATTAATTAGCAAAAAATTATAAAATTCATCAAAAAAAATACTCATGGATAAATTTCATTATCATTGGTCAGTTTGCCCTAATTTATATTAATTTTATAAAAATAGCCTGAGTGATTCCACCCAGGCCTTTCTTGATAGAACGCAATAGCCACTTTGATTTGGTAATTTCAAACTATATAGATAACTAAAAATGTCGCAATTATTCTATTACCAGCAAATCTCGACAAATGTCGTAAACGCGCATATTACCTATTGCGGCATCGCCTCAACACCAACAACATCAGGCACAAAATGGCGCAATAGGTTTTCAATACCATGTTTAAGCGTAGCAGTAGATGATGGGCAACCAGAGCATGCGCCACGCATATTCAAATAGACAACACCGTGTTCAAAGCCACGAAACGTAATGTCGCCACCATCTTGAGCCACCGCAGGACGGACACGAGTTTCAAGTAATTCCTTGATTGTATCAACAATTTCCTGATCCTGAGGGGCAAAGAATTCTTCCTCGTCATGATTAAGCTGATTTGCACTTATCGCCATTATCGGCAAATCAGCCATCATATGCTCCATAATTGTGCCAAGAATAGCAGGCTTCAAATGCGCCCATTCGCCATCAGCCTTAGTTACAGTTATAAAGTCAAAGCCAAAAAACACCCCTGAAACACTTGGTATTGCAAATAATTTAGCTGCAAGCGGCGAGCGCGCGGAGGCTGTTTCGGCATCGCGAAAATCTTCAACGCCATCTTGAAGAACAATTTTACCGGGCAAAAACTTTAGCGTTGCCGGATTAGGGGTAGTTTCTGTTTGAATAAACATAGTGCATAACCTTATTCTATTGCTGCTATTAATAAGCTGCCATCACCAATAGGTGTCTTAAAGACAATTTCCGTTAACTAAATACTTAACCAGCGCGACAGAAAAATAATTCTAAAAAGAGAAATAATACTAAAAGCAGCCCAATTTTTAATATTCTTTAGGCAGTTATATAGGAATTTATGTCACCGCATCAATATCAGCATCGCTTAGATTTGCCGGAATAATAGTAACAGGAATTGCAAATGACGAATTGCGCCCTGCAACCGCCTCCACCAATGGCCCCGGCCCTTCGGCATTAGCACCAGCGGCAAGAATCAAAACCGCAATATCCTGATCATCTTCAATCAGACTTGCTATTTCTAAGGCAGCTTTACCTTCGCGGACAATTTGTTCTGCTTCAATGCCCAAACCTTCACGTACCTCAGCTGCAATTTGTGACAAGGTGGTTTTGGCCCGTTCTTCCGCCTCAGCCCGCATCACATCGCCAACGCCAAGAAAATGCTGGAATTCTGAACTATCAATCACAAACAGCAAAACAAGGGCGCCATTTGTATTTTTTACTCGCCGTGAGGCATAGGCAACAGCTCTTTTACATTCTGGCGTCTCATCAATAACTACCAAAAACTTGCGACGATGCCCATCTTCATGACTTAATCTTTTAGATACCATATAATTAGCCTGCCATTTTTCTTTGGCTACCTGCTATGCAGTTGATAGGGACAAAAACAAGCGCCATTTTTTAATTATAATCTAATTGGAAGAATTTTCCCCATTGCAACATATTTTATCATTGCGTGAAAAAAGTGAAAGTAATTATAGATCAATTTAACATCATATTACTTTATCACAGCCGCAGATGCAAATGGTCTCTTGTTAACTTTTATATAGGAAAAAATTTAAAATGCTGGCTAAGCTGCCGCTGCAGATTTTTCAAAAACTTTTTATTGATATATTTAGCTTTCTAATGGGAGCATAGAGAAAACTCCCATATAGATAACTTGCAAGAGATATGGCTATAGATAACTTATTTTTCGACCACTTGACCGCCAAGCTTTTCATTTAAGAACTCATATGAAATACGAGCTCCTTCAAGCGCCTTATCTTTGATAGTGGCAAAAAATGACTTACCAGTTATACATGTTTCTGGATTTCTATCACAAAACCCACCCATATCATTTACGGTTGATTTGAAAGCAAATATGCCATCAAGCATTGAATAAGATTGGCCATTACTATGAGGCGCATGTTCTGAAGGCGCAAAATATGCAACTGCAACAAAAAGCAGTATGAGAAAAAAAGCAACTTTAATTAAGAATCTCATGCAATCTAACCTTAGCAATCCTTACAAACCAATTAAAGAAATGCGATTAATTAATTGATTTTAAAGATATAAAACCTCTAACTTCATATTTAGACCGTAAAAATATTATTGACAAAGCGAGATCTTTAAATTTTGTAAAACCAGCGCCCCTATAATAAGTTTACAAGAGCTGCAAATCTAAATAATTAAGAAAAAATCATTTTCCAGCCCCTGATAAATCCATAATTCTGAAATCTGATTATTTCAGTTTCACAATATCTCCTAAATATTGATGAATCATTTATTTAAAATATTTTTATCAAAATGCCGGCTACTTTCCGCGCTCTCCTCCCCAAAACATTCCATCAACATAAAAACTAATATAAACAACTGATTTGTTTAAAAAATATTTAGTCAAAAAATTTGTGCACCTCAAAACAACTATATTTTCTTCAAAAAAGCTCTTATCAAACCCAATTCACGGATTATAATTTATTAACCATAATTGCAGCTTCAAGGGTAAAATGCGGCAAAAAAAAGATCAGTTATCCTTTCATTAAGTCCTTACAAGGCATTTTGACGCAAACATACTCGTGGCCTATTGGCATATTAATGTTGGCTAGAGCAAAAAAATGGTAACCATGAAACATAAAGCAATGATCAAACTCACCGTTTCAACTCAAGGCTACATTAGAGCTTTTCAGGGTGAAACACATCTCTATGGCTTTTTTCAAAAAGGTAAACACCTTGCCGAAAGCGTCCATATAAATGATAAAATTGCTTTAGTCACACTGCTGGACAATGCACGCATAGGCAAAAAAGACAGTGGCTATAGCAATTTTCGTTTTATCAACAAGGATGGTATGTTTATCATCTTTCAACTGGGCAATGTAACTCTTGGGATAAATGGCATAAACATTGACTGCCAATTAATTGATAAAGCCGTATCAAGGCAAATATCCGCGCCTACTTCACCTATTGGCAACATGGAACAAGATAGCAATGCAATTTTAAATGAATTGCCACCTCTTACTCTTGTTGCCCATGAAATGCGTGAACCACTAAATGCCATCATTGGCTTTACGGATTTTCTACTTCATGAATTTTCTGGAAAATTTGAAACTTCGCTACAACGCCAATATGCCATGCATATTAAAGAATCTGGAAATCACCTACTGCAATTGATAACAACCTATCTTGAAAAACAACCAGAACAAGATAATGTCATTGATCAAGATGTGGACAGCACCATTGCTGAGGCTATTGTGATGACTAGCCATTTAACCCAGCATAGCAAAGTAGTATTTACATCAGATCTCCATGGCAGCTGCTTTACAACATTAAAGAGCTTACAATTAAAACAAGTAATGATTAATCTGATTACAAATGCTGCTAAATATAGCGGTGATGGCTCGATTATTACCATTCAACAACGTGTTTTAAAAAATAATCATCTTTTACTTACGGTTAGCGATACCGGCACCGGTATTGCTGAAGAAGAAATAGAAGAACTTCGCCACCCTTTCAAAAGAGCAAGTAATGTATTATCCTCCAATATTGATGGATATGGCATTGGTCTTTCACTGGTATTTGGTATTGTTGAAGCTGCTAAGGGTAGAGTTAATATCAGCAGTAGAAGAAACAGAGGTACAACCATTTCGCTCACCCTCCCCCTTGGGAATGGACCTCAACTAGATAAAGTGAATAAG comes from Bartonella sp. HY038 and encodes:
- a CDS encoding NifU family protein — its product is MFIQTETTPNPATLKFLPGKIVLQDGVEDFRDAETASARSPLAAKLFAIPSVSGVFFGFDFITVTKADGEWAHLKPAILGTIMEHMMADLPIMAISANQLNHDEEEFFAPQDQEIVDTIKELLETRVRPAVAQDGGDITFRGFEHGVVYLNMRGACSGCPSSTATLKHGIENLLRHFVPDVVGVEAMPQ
- a CDS encoding universal stress protein, with product MVSKRLSHEDGHRRKFLVVIDETPECKRAVAYASRRVKNTNGALVLLFVIDSSEFQHFLGVGDVMRAEAEERAKTTLSQIAAEVREGLGIEAEQIVREGKAALEIASLIEDDQDIAVLILAAGANAEGPGPLVEAVAGRNSSFAIPVTIIPANLSDADIDAVT
- a CDS encoding DUF5330 domain-containing protein, coding for MRFLIKVAFFLILLFVAVAYFAPSEHAPHSNGQSYSMLDGIFAFKSTVNDMGGFCDRNPETCITGKSFFATIKDKALEGARISYEFLNEKLGGQVVEK
- a CDS encoding HAMP domain-containing sensor histidine kinase, giving the protein MKHKAMIKLTVSTQGYIRAFQGETHLYGFFQKGKHLAESVHINDKIALVTLLDNARIGKKDSGYSNFRFINKDGMFIIFQLGNVTLGINGINIDCQLIDKAVSRQISAPTSPIGNMEQDSNAILNELPPLTLVAHEMREPLNAIIGFTDFLLHEFSGKFETSLQRQYAMHIKESGNHLLQLITTYLEKQPEQDNVIDQDVDSTIAEAIVMTSHLTQHSKVVFTSDLHGSCFTTLKSLQLKQVMINLITNAAKYSGDGSIITIQQRVLKNNHLLLTVSDTGTGIAEEEIEELRHPFKRASNVLSSNIDGYGIGLSLVFGIVEAAKGRVNISSRRNRGTTISLTLPLGNGPQLDKVNKHQKIEADNLHFFAINNKTQTVELHEKYLGDGKSKQKIDKTA